The Acidobacteriota bacterium genome contains a region encoding:
- a CDS encoding molybdopterin-dependent oxidoreductase — MSNFLNIGKPVTKIDALSLATGVEKFTADHRIGNALHVAFLYSPHAHAEIVSLDASEAEKAPGVALVLHHGNVPRVLHTTAGQGYPEPSPYDTALFDRRMRFVGDRVALVAADTLEAAQDAAEKIRVEYNVLEPLLDAEKALDPSSPRLHGEDAFAPLPVVYKPEINLAAEAGIEFGDITRGFAEADFVEEGVFRTQYASHCAIEPHAVLSWYDERGRLVILTTTQVPFHVRRITGRVLDIPIGRIRVIKPRIGGGFGGKQEVFLEPLAALVTQRTRRPARIVLSRREVFVSARTRHPMRMRVKIGAKNDGAITALEMEALMNTGAYGSHALTVMANAGSKILPLFNKVENVRFLGKTVYTNLPVGGAYRGYGATQGYFGFCQVVDDVSRHLGVDLVDFYKTWHIREGETSEVFKVLGEGKEGVAQVIRSCKLDECLDRGAAAIGWKEKRGKKIRSGDRVKGLGLAACMQGSGIPKVDMAAAIMKMNEDGSFNLHIGATDLGTGSDTVLAQIAAETLQIPVEKLIVLSSDTDLTPFDVGAYASSTTYVSGGAVLRCARKIRDILLRVGASMQGADVAAMEITPAGVRNTATGKVTTLEQIGYYTFYENDQFQVAADASYYGTESPAPFMAQFAEVDVDTRTGRIHLVKYVTVIDCGRAIHPLLAQGQVEGAVVNGLSYALWENYDFDAKGRMQNASFWDYKLFTAADLPEMVTIVVDSDEETGPYGAKSVSEIGINGPLPAIANAVFDAVGVRLREAPFTPERLWRLMREK; from the coding sequence ATGAGTAACTTTCTCAACATCGGCAAGCCCGTCACCAAGATCGACGCCCTTTCCCTCGCCACGGGCGTGGAAAAATTCACGGCGGACCACCGGATCGGGAACGCCCTGCACGTCGCGTTCCTCTACTCGCCGCACGCCCACGCCGAGATCGTCTCCCTCGACGCCTCCGAGGCGGAGAAGGCCCCCGGCGTCGCCCTGGTCCTCCACCACGGCAACGTCCCGCGGGTGCTCCACACCACCGCCGGGCAGGGGTACCCCGAACCCTCCCCCTACGACACGGCCCTCTTCGACCGCCGCATGCGCTTCGTAGGCGACCGGGTGGCCCTGGTGGCCGCCGACACCCTCGAGGCCGCCCAGGACGCCGCGGAGAAGATCCGGGTCGAGTACAACGTGCTGGAGCCGCTCCTGGACGCGGAGAAGGCCCTGGACCCGTCCAGCCCCCGCCTCCACGGCGAGGACGCCTTCGCCCCCCTGCCGGTGGTCTACAAGCCCGAGATCAACCTGGCCGCCGAGGCGGGCATCGAGTTCGGCGACATCACCCGGGGCTTCGCCGAGGCGGACTTCGTCGAGGAAGGCGTCTTCCGGACCCAGTACGCCTCCCACTGCGCCATCGAGCCCCACGCCGTGCTGTCCTGGTACGACGAGCGCGGCCGGCTGGTGATCCTCACCACCACCCAGGTGCCCTTCCACGTGCGCCGGATCACCGGGCGCGTGCTGGACATCCCCATCGGCCGAATCCGGGTCATCAAGCCCCGCATCGGCGGCGGCTTCGGCGGCAAGCAGGAGGTGTTCCTGGAGCCCCTGGCGGCCCTGGTGACCCAGCGCACCCGGCGGCCGGCCCGGATCGTGCTGAGCCGGCGGGAGGTCTTCGTCTCCGCCCGCACCCGCCACCCCATGCGCATGCGGGTGAAGATCGGCGCGAAGAACGACGGCGCCATCACCGCCCTGGAGATGGAGGCGCTGATGAACACCGGCGCCTACGGCTCCCACGCCCTCACCGTCATGGCCAACGCCGGCTCCAAGATCCTGCCGCTCTTCAACAAGGTGGAGAACGTCCGGTTCCTCGGGAAGACGGTCTACACCAACCTCCCCGTGGGCGGGGCCTACCGCGGCTACGGGGCCACCCAGGGCTACTTCGGCTTCTGCCAGGTCGTCGACGACGTGTCCCGCCACCTGGGGGTCGACCTGGTGGACTTCTACAAGACGTGGCACATTCGCGAGGGCGAGACCTCCGAGGTCTTCAAGGTGCTCGGCGAGGGGAAGGAGGGCGTGGCCCAGGTCATCCGCTCCTGCAAGCTCGACGAGTGCCTCGACCGGGGCGCCGCCGCCATCGGCTGGAAGGAAAAGCGCGGGAAGAAGATCCGCAGCGGCGACCGGGTCAAGGGGCTCGGGCTCGCCGCCTGCATGCAGGGCTCCGGCATCCCCAAGGTGGACATGGCGGCCGCCATCATGAAGATGAACGAGGACGGCTCCTTCAACCTCCACATCGGCGCCACGGACCTCGGCACCGGGTCCGACACCGTCCTGGCCCAGATCGCCGCCGAAACCCTCCAGATCCCGGTGGAGAAGCTCATCGTCCTCTCGTCGGACACCGACCTGACGCCCTTCGACGTGGGGGCCTACGCCTCCTCCACGACTTACGTTTCCGGCGGCGCCGTGCTGCGCTGCGCCCGGAAGATCCGGGACATCCTGCTCCGCGTGGGGGCGTCCATGCAGGGCGCCGACGTCGCGGCCATGGAGATCACCCCCGCGGGGGTCCGGAACACGGCCACGGGGAAGGTGACCACCCTGGAGCAGATCGGCTACTACACCTTCTACGAGAACGACCAGTTCCAGGTGGCGGCGGACGCCTCCTACTACGGCACCGAGTCCCCCGCGCCCTTCATGGCCCAGTTCGCCGAGGTGGACGTGGACACCCGGACCGGGCGGATCCACCTGGTGAAGTATGTGACGGTCATCGACTGCGGCCGCGCCATCCACCCGCTCCTGGCCCAGGGCCAGGTGGAGGGCGCCGTGGTCAACGGCCTCTCCTACGCCCTCTGGGAGAACTACGACTTCGACGCCAAGGGGCGCATGCAGAACGCCTCGTTCTGGGACTACAAGCTCTTCACCGCGGCGGACCTGCCGGAGATGGTCACGATCGTGGTGGACTCCGACGAGGAGACGGGGCCCTACGGGGCCAAGTCCGTTTCCGAGATCGGGATCAACGGCCCGCTGCCGGCCATCGCCAACGCCGTCTTCGACGCGGTGGGCGTCCGCCTGCGCGAGGCCCCCTTCACCCCCGAGCGCCTCTGGCGCCTGATGAGGGAAAAGTAG